The following proteins come from a genomic window of Maniola hyperantus chromosome 8, iAphHyp1.2, whole genome shotgun sequence:
- the LOC117984530 gene encoding pancreatic lipase-related protein 2-like, with protein FLAFTFLSNSHSTPQELATYGGDWLYFVDDYGQNLVLNFSTIFKDTEDLIVGDAYFYLYTRNNEFEPETLVIPETNAPIESKYLNKSKDIRILTHGWRTGEKAEWLQNIKQSFLRQYDINVITVDWYELSRNEIYPLAAVSTRYVGRRVATLLRALIRTYRLTGQSFHLIGHSLGAHVMGYAGMFSNQKIFRITGLDPARPLFEVPIMPPDFRLDKSDAEFVDIIHTCGGVYGYRQSYGDADFYPNSGLPMQPGCNGARRAADACSHSRSYEYFEESIEYKSEGGFISYACESWEKFEKDECKNNPTTSMGYPASPQSNGNYYLRTRNESKYA; from the exons TTTCTCGCTTTCACCTTCCTATCTAATTctcatag TACACCGCAGGAGCTGGCAACTTATGGCGGGGACTGGTTATATTTCGTGGATGACTACGGACAGAACCTTGTGTTGAATTTTTCAACAATATTTAAAGACACGGAAGATTTGATTGTTGGTGatgcttatttttatttatatactag AAATAATGAGTTTGAACCAGAGACGCTTGTCATACCTGAAACCAATGCACCCATCgaaagtaaatatttaaataaatctaaagaCATCAGAATCTTGACTCACGGATGGAGAACTGGGGAAAAGGCTGAATGGTTACAGAATATAAAACAATCTTTTTTAAGACAATACGACATCAATGTGATAACAGTAGACTGGTATGAGTTATCAAGAAATGAGATTTATCCTCTGGCCGCGGTCAGTACCAGATATGTGGGGCGCAGAGTCGCTACATTACTCAGAGCACTCATCCGAACATACCGTCTAACGGGTCAAAGCTTTCATTTGATTGGGCACAGTCTAGGAGCACATGTCATGGGCTATGCCGGAATGTTttcaaatcaaaaaatattccgTATAACAG GCCTGGACCCAGCGCGGCCTCTTTTCGAAGTGCCAATAATGCCGCCAGATTTTCGTTTGGATAAGAGTGACGCAGAGTTTGTAGATATCATACACACTTGTGGAGGGGTCTATGGCTACAGACAAAGTTACGGCGACGCTGACTTTTATCCCAACAGTGGACTGCCGATGCAACCTGGATGTAATGGCGCTCGACGAGCTGcag ATGCATGCAGCCACAGCAGGTCATATGAGTATTTTGAAGAATCTATCGAGTACAAATCTGAAGGGGGCTTTATCTCTTATGCTTGTGAGAGTTGGGAAAAGTTTGAAAAAGACGAATGCAAAAATAATCCAACAACCAGCATGGGCTATCCTGCAAGCCCGCAAAGTAACGGAAATTATTATCTTCGAACTCGAAATGAGTCCAAATACGCGTAG